The sequence TGAGTTAGCTGAGACCCCTGTGCTGTTGTCCCTTCCTCACCGGGGCCACGGACTGCTCTCCATGCCCTCCCATATGCCAGGGCCTGCAGAAGAGTCCAGGGTCCAGGGGGTGCTCCTTCTGGTCCCACTGCCCATCCCACAGGCACAGATAAAGCAGTTCCTGGCCCAGGACCTGCCCCTCGAGTCCTTTCTGGAGTCCTTCTGCCAGAGCCGCACACACTCCCACGTCTGCCGGACGCAGCTGGAGAAACTGCAGGAGCTACTGCAGAAGGATCAGGTGCAGAAGGATCAGGTGGGCAGGAACGCTGTGGGCCCTGTGGGGTGCCCAGGTACCCCAGCTAGCCTGGCACTAGCCCACCTTGCCCCATTGCAGAGTGGAATAGCCCCCAAAGCCTTTGATCTCTCCTACGGCTTTGTGCCTGCCTTCCTCATCCCCTCGGAGGCTGTTGTGCCCTttcctgtgccagctgcacCTCCCAAGCACCATCTTCCAGCTCTGGGACAACAGccagcatctccctgctccGAAATTCCCAGCCTGGGCTCTCCCCTACGCCTTGTTGGACACATCCCCCTGCTCAGTCCCCAGCCCGGccgtgggcagcagcagctgcaacaCCAGAAGCAGGAGCCTCCGCACCGGtagcagggcagggatgtgggatgtccctgctcctgtgcctccaCAGGCCTCGTGCAGGAACACGTGGGCAGGGAACATGAGGGGTGGTGGGTGGTGTAGGCACAGCTCCAAAGGGCTGTGGGGTCTGTGGGGCAGGCACATGGGTGGGTGCTCACAGAGGGATGGAGGTACTTGGTTGGGGCAGGTGCCATGGCTGGGTAGGGGGTCCTGCATTTGGGGAACTGCTGGGGGGAGGTCTCTGCATCCACAGCAAGAGGAACAGTGACAGGAGGTGGGGGTGGGTGGCTTGTAGGGATGTCAGTGGGCTTAGCTGGGAGagacagcagggaaaagagCACAGGAGCACTGGGTGCCAAATGCTTCCTAAATAAAGGCTCTTTccatgctctgtgtgtgctcttTCCATGCTCTGCCCCTTGGCTCTGGCTGTGAACAGCAGCATGGGACAAGCAGGGAGGAAAGGGTTACCAGGAGGCACTTGCCAGGCTTGGAGGTGACTGGCAGCCAAGGAGGGCCCTCCAGCCTGATGAGCCCCCAGACCTTTAATTCATACTTGGCTTAGgccatcacttccctggggaaatTGAGAGCTCCTGCAAGGGGTACAGAGCCTGCCATGAGTGTGTGTTTCCCTCAAGAGATGTACCAGGGACCAGTTTGGCCTTGCACATGGGGAAGGCTCATGAGGTACCCAGAGATGCCTCATGTCAGCAGCAAAGCCCTCATCCCATGGAGGGTTATACCCTGTGGCCAGCTGGGCTTGCTCGTGGCTTGGCAGCCACTGGTCACATCAGCCTGCACTTATGTCCACCTTTCTCACAACCTCAGAGGCCATTGTGCCCTTTGTCATTCCTTATCCACCTCCCCCATTCTCCAGCCCTCACTGGAAAAAGGGACAGGAGGCCTGAGCTCTCACCTGTTTTATCCCAGGCTCTTCTGTTCCTTCCCTTAGTATCACACAATGGATGGTAAGTCCAGGGGGTGGTGCTCCCCATCCCCCAGGGGACAGCCTGgttcctccagctgcagcctcctgggcacccctgggaaTCCTGGGGTGCTTATTCCCTGCTGTGGCATATCCATTGTGCTGTTTTTAGCTTTTGGGTTGGTATCAGACTCTTCTTGTGCTCTCAGACCCTGTGtaattcttttcctctttcccagttGCCTGCCGAACTTGCATCTTGTCACTGGTATGTAGACTGGAAATCATCCCAAGCAACAAAAAGCCCTAGCTCAGGCtacaaaacaccccaaaatacaGGTCATTAGCTTGCACTGTCTGATCATCCTCCCCCACTGAGGCTACCTGGCCTTATGCCAAACTTCAGCCCTCATTTATGGCCAATATTCCAGTATTACTAGTTAAAGCAGGTTTAAAACTAGGATAAATAGGGGACCAGCCACTGTGACTTTATTGGCATGTGAGGAGATGGTAGTCACTGGAATATCTGGAGTTTCATAAAGCACCTGCTGCTTTCTTAAGTCCCACTTTGGGCTCAGCCTGGCAACAAAGGGCCTGATTGCCAGTCAGGCTCTGTGCTCATCATGTGCGTTGGAGTCTGCAGCCAGGCACctgcctgggctgagccccagccagAGGCAACACTGGTGGGCTGTCACTGCCCTGCCACAGGGGACCAGGCACAGCACTGAGGCATGGGACAGTACACGAGGAGCCAAGCTGTGTTGATTTGGCATGGCCTGGtttttttggtagtgggggAGGGCCACAgaagtggcttctgtgagaagctgctagaagcttccacCACGTCTGACAGAGCCAgtctctgatggctctgaagatggacatgctgctggccccATCAGAGAGGTTGGTAACGCCTCTGGGATGACACatttaagaagaaaaccaaaacagcgCACGCCCAGTTGATTCCAGGGCTGGTGAGGCGCCGCCAGCGGGGCTTTCCCAGCGCTGCCATCTCGGTGCGGCCCACAGCAAGCCTCGCCTGCCTGCTCGCCCCTGGCCAGCCACGCTGCGGGCAGGAGGCCAGGGCTGGTGGTGGCGGCTTCTCCTTCCCGGTGCCCGCACGAGGAGAGGCGTTGAACAGCACCAGCGCTGCGGCGGCCGCCAGTGCCCGCAGGGGCAGCGGGGCTGCCTGGCCAGCAGCGAAAACGTGGCGAGAGATTCTCCGACACGGAACCCAGACGAAATCAACCACTCGGCGCTGCGGGATGCTGTAAGAGTCTTTGAATTGGTGGAACTTGTTGGCAATCGTACCTAGGAGCAGCAGTTTTTTCTTCTAGtcggagaagaggaggaagtgagaacatgtgagggaaaacaacatggcAGCACCAAGGTCAGGGGGGAAGGAGGTGCTCcaagtgctggagctgagattcctctgcaggccgtggtgagGACTGTGGTAAAGTAgactgtcccctgcagcccatgaggtccacaggggatgcagagatccactcGCAGCCCGTGAGAGAAGTACTGATGCTGGAGCGGGCAGATGCCGGAGAaagctgtgatccagtgggagacccgaATGGAGAGAGAGGGCCATTGCTTCCAAACTAGAGCAGCCTGTCCTTAAAAGACTGCACCCCGTGGACAAGCGACCCACATGGCAGCAGTCTCGGAAAGACTGtccgtgggagggactcacatTGCAGCAATATTGGCAGGATTGCTGCTCGTGAGATTGGAGCCACGCTGGAGAAGTTCACGGacaactgtctcctgtgggagggaccccacggcacagcagaggaaaaactcTTCTCCCTGAGCGAACAGAAGATCTCAAGTGACGAACTGACCAAAatccccatgccctgtctcctggcaggggctggggggaaggtgttttaaaggcttattttacttctcattatcctcctctgactctgttaataataaaattactttataCCTTTAAATTTTAACCTGTTTTGCCCTTAgagtgttttctcccagtcctcATCTCAACTTATGAGCcctttgttaattttttcccttctcctctgctcagctgagAACAAGAGCAAGCGAGCAAACCGTTTTCATGAGTACTTGGCatttggccagtgtcaaaccacgacaCAAGCCACCCAAAAACTAGCCAGGCCCCACCAGTGTGTCTCCCCAGGCAGTGCCTGTCTTGCAtggctccccagggctgggcagccccaggtTGTGTGGGTCTGTCACCAGCTCCAGGACAAACTTCCCTGGCCCCATGCAGGTACAGAGTCACCCCAGTGGCCCCTTGAGTGTGGACTCTCAGGGTGAGCAGCTAcctctgcagcctggggaaggTGAGTGTGTCCTATGAGAGTTGCAGCACCAAAAGTGACAGTCTAAGCACCAAGGTAAGCTGTGCTGCCATGGTCTGCCTGTCGGACCATAGGAGCCCTGCAGCACCCAAGGCACCCAGCCTGTTCAGGAAGCactgggcaggccctggccacCCCATGGTCCTGTTGGGCTGATCAACACCCCACTTTAGGGTGGGAAACCTTGGGGTCCTTTGGGAAGCTGCCAAGCCAGGtgagcccctgccctggggcagtTCCTCCCATCCTGCAGCTGGTCCTGTCCAGTTTGGAGCACATACTAGCTGGCCCTAGGACACCTCAATTGTAGCGATCCTGGCAGGGGTTGTCTGTGCACCCTGGTGCACCCCATATCCGTGGAGACTGAGGGGTATCTGCCTGcccactgccaccagcagccccgGGCCCTTATAGGCCAGctgggactggggacaaggttctgcacagcacaggcagggacactgGCTCACAGGAAGAAGCTGACAGCAGCCAGGGTGACTCCTctgcccctcctgcctgcacagtggctctctctgcctgtccctgccctgcagaaTGGAGTCAAGGAGGGTAAAGGTGCTCCTGCTcactctgaggaggaggaggggttGCCACTGGGTATGCACCTGCATTCACatctgctggagcaggcagcagcctgggcccagcccagcccctccgcCAGCTGGTGTACAGCCAAACCTGGGCAGGGAGCTGAGGGTGCCCCCCCATCACTGGCTCTGTGAATGCCAGGCTGGATAAGGAGCAGCCCCCAGTCCAGAAAGGCCAGAacagctgggagaagaggggTGCTCCCCACCTCCCCGGGAAATCCCCTGAGCCACAACCCCCAGGCAATGGGGTGCAAAAGGGGTACAGACCTGAACTGGGGCAGCCAGGAAGGGGCTGCCAGTGTGCCCCAGCTGGGGCCCCCAGAGCAGGCACTGGGACTGTTGAGGGAAGTCTATTAACAATTAACTCTATTAACTAAGGAGTGGCCAAAGGGGATGCTGCTGAAGGGAGGGGGAGCTGCCTCCCCATCCTTGGGTGCTGCCAGCTGTAGCAGCCCTTACCTGGGAGGACAGAACCACCATCAGCAGGACTGGGGTGCAGAGTTCTGCCCACACAGGTGAGGGCTGCAGCTGTCCCAGGGGCTGTCCCTTcacccccatccctgccagaCTAGCCCCTTTTGGGGGGTGGAGGCTGATGGCCACCCCTTACTGCTGGactctgctcccccagcctgcagctccctgttcctgcccctcatgtccccagcccagctggcacAGTCAAAGATCTGCCGACAGACAGGTTTaacctcttcctctccaaaGAGGAGGCCAGCTACTCCAGGAGGAGGCCCTGATGAGGCACTGAGACCCCGCACTTCCAGGCTGCAGCACCCACCAGCTGaagggagcagctcagcacccCAAACCTGCAGTTATGGGGACATCAGCCCAGAAGAAGGGGTGGGGAGTGGGGTCTGCACTGAGCTTGCAAAGCCTCAGCACCAGGGCCATCAGGCTTCATCCAGCTTGTCTAAGTTTCCGTGGAGCCTTAGATTTCCTTAGTTTGTCACAGCATCAAATTACCAAGTGGCTGTTAGCTCAGATTTTGGTGCTTCCCTTTAATGTCTGTTGTCAGTGATTCAAGGGTGGGAATAAGCAACACCAAAGAACCCAGAATAATCCCTGGGGTGAAGGTGCAGGGTAGAGCAGTCCAGGCCTGGATGGGTTGGCATGGAGTGATGGCTGAGGCCCCACCAGCAACTCACCCTCAGACAGTTCCTTTTGGTGACACAGAGCGGGCAAAACCTGATGCCCGAGTAAGAGAGTGAATCCATATGGATCCAATAGCGTATCTAATATGGATACAATACATCACTTGCAGGCAGGTGAAATGTGGAGCCACAGAGCGAGGAAGTGAGGGGTAGGGTGTGCTAGAGTATGTGTAAAAATGGTCCCAGTGGGCTTGAGATTGAGGAGGAAGAAATCCCTATTGTGAACATCACACTCCTCCCAGCAAAAGCCTCAGGATGCTCATGGTGACATCCCCAGCTGAAACTGCCACCTCACCTCCCCTCCAAGGGCACGGGCCCGGAGGGGCTGTGGACAGCTGCTACTGCAGTCTGTTACTGAGATCTGTGTTGTAGGGACTGGATACATCctcaaaggaggaaaaggatttGGGAGTATAAGCTGTTCCCTGCTATAACCCCTGCCAGTGGCTGCCTtgccccagctgcaggaaggtgGGCTCCTGTTCTCACAGGAACAACGCTCTGTGTGTCAGTATCCCCAAGGATGCATCCTGGTTCCCAAGATGTAATACAGTCAAGGCCACAGGGAATTACTGAGCTGCACCCACTGCTGATCTTCCAGCCTTGTACAGCTCACAGCCCCTGCCACCTCACACTCCTGTCACCATCAGCCCCTGGCATCTACACAGGCTGTGCTCACCTGGCTAAAGGAAAGCAACATGAAACCCAGTTGCTCCTGGCACCTCTCCATCAGGAAACAACTGGGGAACAAAAAGAATGCAATGACACTGTTGacacaaggagaaaaagaggcagaaCAGTGGTATGCTGAGAGCTGGTAGGCATTTGGACCAGCTCCAGCCTTTCTACCCAAGCTCCTGAAATCCTTCCCAGAGCAAAGGAGCAGTCAGACCTGACTAAGGCAAAGGTGACACTGGAAAGTTTTAGGGCACCCTCCTCTGACCAGGCAGTAGGTGAGTGCAGAGCATGTTACCAGTGCACAGCCACCCCCGGGTGTCAGGCAAGCACAGAACAGGACCTCCAGCAGTAGCAGGGAAGGCCATGGTGGTCCAGAGAGgccaccctgccctgctgaCTGCAGGCTGCATGCCCACCCTTCCCAGCAAGGGAGACAGaacctccctccccaccctcttCTTCACTGGCTGAAGTCAGGATGTGAAacacctgcctgtccctgtTTTCCAGCAAGTGCAAGGAATATTTACCACCCAGGCccaccaaaagaaaaatgtgtcatTTTGTCACCAATTTATGGCTGGATGTCTTTAATCTTCAAGATACATCACGGAGACCTGAAAATGAAGAACCAGTAGCAGGAACTGCCCAAATCACCTGTTTGGGTAGGAGCTAGAGAAATGCTCCCCAGTGCCCACTGCTTCCCACAGACATCACTAGGTTTTCCAGCCTGGGAAGTAATGTTTCCTGCCAAATTCTGCCAAAAAAGCTACCTCTGATCTTTCAAGTGATTTTGTTTACAGAATGAAgataagcatgaaaaatgcATCAGCAAGTGCCAGAGCCACAGACACTTTCCCTCTGTAGCCAGCGAACACAGGGCTCCTGTTTCTCCCATGATGACATTTCAGTGCTGTAGTCCCAGGTAAAGGGATAGACTGGCATCCAGCAAGGATGCTGGAAAGCTCTCTGCCCATGGGCTGAATTTACTCCAAGCATGCAGCAGCCTCTAGCGTGCAGCTGGAAGTGGCACAAGGCTTTTGAGAGCAAGCAGAGAGCAATCCTGCACAACCAGCAGAAACAGTGGTCCCTGCCGTGCCACTGCCTCAGGCTCCCACCAGGATCACAGAACTCTGCAGTGGAAAACACAGGGCTTTCACTTTTAACATTCTTGTGCTGGGACAAAACACAACCCAGGGTCTGGGTCACGAGGTAACAagggctgggctcctgctcACCCCCCTGACAGCAAACCCAGTGATGCACAGTCTTTGGCACTCTCAGGCCACTGCCATGAAGCTTCTCTCCCTCCAGGTAGCAGTGACATAGCACAGGTGAACCGTCACccaaggagagagaaaagtttCTGAGAAACACAATCTTTAGttcttaaaacatttcagtatTAAAACAGGCAAATAAACTTGTGCAAATGATGCTCAGATACATGTAAAACACAGGAAATAGTACTCGGTGCTCACAGGTGCATCATGGCCAAAAGCCTCGGAGGCAGGGACTTGTGTAAAGTTTCTGGAAGGCCCTAGACAGGACAGAGGACTTCAGACACCAAAGTGTTTTGCCTCCACCTCCAGGCAATGTCACACACTGATCAGGACATGAGGCACCATGGGCTTGGGTTTCATTTTTCAAGTCTGAATCTAAGACTTCTGTACCCGCCACCCTGAGCAGGGTGATGCAGTTTGGACATCAAAAACTCTCTAGAGATGTATTACCAGCAGGTGTGACAGCACAGAGGTGGCAGGTCTGGATCAGCAGAAACTAGAGCCACATCTGAGCATGAATGAGCATAGCCCTGAACATACACAGCACACACCACCTCTGACAGCCTTTAATCTCAGCTGCGGCTCACAAGAGGCACCTGGGGCTGTGCCAAAAGAGGGGACACATCCCAGTCCAGAGTCCAGGAACCATGTTTACTTGTCAGGCATTGTGTCTGCAAGTGGTATTGCTGAGGGGACACATCAGAACCCGCAAAGCTCCTGCACCACTTCTGCAAGGTCATGCTGGTGGCACAGTACAGCCTAGCCTAGCCTGTGGACCAGAGTGCACAGAGGGTATCCAGACGTCACATCCTGTGCCAGCCAGGGGCACTCTGTGTCTGAAGGTcatgctggcagaggggccAGCTGGCTATGGAGCCTGCTGGTCAtacaccatccctgaaggtcACACCGGCAGAGTGAAATGTCACAGCCTGAGCAGCAGATACAGGGTACTGCCAACAGCGTGTGCAGGGCACGCTCCCAGCCCGCTGCCAAGCTCCCTGGTGACACTGTGGAGCAGGGTGGGCGCTCCGGGGGCTGCCCAaccccgccgcggccccgctgTCACTTGAGGCCGTAGAGGATGGCAACActcaggaagaagaggagcccgATCGAGAGATCGGAGAGGGCCCTAAGGCGTCCCTGTGCCGCGGCCTCCTCCCGCCGGAGGCGCagctgctcccgccgcgcccgcagcagctgctcccgctgcagctgctccccGTAGTGCGCGCGGTAGAAGGCGTCGAAGTCGAAGGGTGGCGGGACGGGCCCCGGGCGGGCagcgggggcgcggggcggcggcgagGCAGCGGCGGGAGGGCGGCCCGAGGGCCGGGGTGCGTCGCGCAGCTCCTCGGCGCTCAGGAGCCCGCGGTCGTACTTGCGGCGCAGAGCGGCGCTGCCCAGCACCCGGTAAGCCTCGCTGACGGCGGCGAAGCGCGCGGCCGCGGCCGCACTGCCGGCGTTGCGGTCGGGGTGGTACCGGAACGACTGCTCGTAGTACGCCGTCTTGATCTGCGCCGCCGTCGCCGTGGACGGGACACCCAGCACCTCGTAGAGATCGCGGCGCGGCCGCGGAGCTCCAGCACCGCCCGTCTGCGCGGCCCGGGACGGTGGCGGGGCGCAGCCGGGCCGCGGAGCCGCGGGGAGGAGCCGCCGCAGCCGCCCGAGTGCCGCCAGCTCCATCGGGGCCTCAGCGCCCGCCCGGCGCCATGCCGTACACCGCGGCGCGGAGCAGCGACGCCGGGCAGCAGCGGGAGCTGCGGCGCAGACAAGGAACGTCTGCAGATACGTGGCTGACTGGGCGGCGACCTCAGGCGGCGGCGCGGTCGCCAAGCAGTGACGTTCGGAAGCCGCGTGAGGTGGGGGCGTCAGGATGGCGGGCAGCGGCCGCCGGCCCGAGCACCGCGGGCCTCCCGAGCTGGTGAGCGGGGCGATGGAGGGGAACCAGGCTCCTCGGGGGCGGCCCCTCCTTGAGGTCCTGGGGCTCACCACCCCCGCTGCTCTCTCGTTACAGTTCTACGATGAGGCTGAGGCGCGGAAGTATACACAGAAGTACGGCGGGACCGGCGCTGCGGAACTGCAGGGCCGAGCGCGGCCTGTAGTGGGACGGGGAGGGGTCTCGTCATGGGGCCGGCATTGGGGGGACCCACCGGGGATGGGGGCGGTCTGTCCTGGATCCTAGTGGGAGTAGCGGGGGCCCTGCCGCGAGGCCTGGGCGGTTCGGCCCCGACATGTGGCAGCGGCGGGGAGTGGAGTGGAGAGGGTTAGATGCTGCCGTGAGGCGGTGTGGGTTCAAATCTAGCACTGTGGGGGTGTCCGCCCATCGCCCACgctctgcctgtgcctcagCTCCCGGGTGGTGGAGATCCAGTCGCAGATGTCGGAGCGCGCTGTGGAGTTGCTGGGGCTGCCCGAGGACCGTCCGTGCCTCCTCCTGGACGTGGGGTGAGCGGGGCTTTGCCCGGTTCCATGGCACATGGAGCATCTGGGGCTGGAGGGATGCACAGGGCAAGGGGGCAGCCAGGTCCCACAGCGCCAATGTCTCTTGTGGGCTGAAGAAGAGGGACAGGCTGCTGTAACGTTGGTTGTGtctggccagcagcagcctcagacCAGCCCCATAATCCCAGCactttcccccttcctccttctagCTGCGGCTCAGGGCTGAGCGGGGATTACATCTCTGAGGAGGGTCACTACTGGATTGGCATGGACATCAGCCCTGCCATGCTGGGTGAGCACAACCTCCCCTGAGACCTCCACATCGCCTCAGAGACCCCAAAGGTGGGAGTTGGTTGCCTGAGATGTGTTCTGTTCTGTGCAGATGTGGCTGTGGAGAGGGAGGTGGAAGGAGACCTTCTCCTTGCAGATGTGGGTCATGGCATTCCCTTCAGGCCTGGCACATTTGATGGGTGTATCAGGTGAGTCTGTGCATTTAACTGAGCTTTCCTGATTCCCCACAGAACTGCACAGTACACATGGTGCACATCTGGTAAATCACAGGTGAGAAGGAACTGGCCGTGTCAGCCACTCTTTGCTCTGTGCAACTTGGCTCCATCACTTCAAGCCAAACCTCCAGAATTGTGGATGGTAGGAACAGCTTGTGACAGCTGTTTACCAAGGGATGTTTGTCCTTTTGTGCTGGTGAGCTAGGAATTTTGttgaagaaaatataatgaaattgGGAATATTGTCAGGATGGCTGAGACCTGCACCAAGGAGGAGACCAGAGTATGTGGCATTGCTTAGAAAGGTCAGTCCCTGGATCAAGGATTTGATGGTTGGTTTTGGGATGAAGGGGACAGAAGGACTTTTCTGCTTAGAGAACACATGGGAAGATGCAGGGACTGTCCATTGCTGAGCcaaaagctgtgttttagaTTGCTCATTGGGAATACCTGCTTGGCCAGGCAAGGGACACAGCTGAGCTCTTGAATTCTTGCCAGGAACTGTAGTGATTGGACTAGGAATGGGTTCAAGCTGAAAGGGGGAAAATTTAGGTGAGatacacagaagaaattcttccctgtgagggtggtgagaccctggcacaggttgcccagcgCAGCTGCGGCTGcctcattcctggaagtgtccaaggccaggctggacagggcttggagcaaactggtctagtgggaggtgttcctgcccatggcgggggtGGAACAagctgagctttaaggtcccttccaacccaaaccattctgtcatTCTATGATTTGAGCACTTCGACTAAAGGGAATGCCTGGTGATGCTTTTGTCCTTTAACTTATGCACCTCGTTGAGTTTTGGCATAGTGCATCTCCAGAGGAGTTTGTGTAACTGTAAAACAGAAGGCAAAGCTacacagaggaaatgaaataatttctctgagGCCCAGCACATGCTTAGTACTGGAATTCAGCTCAAAGGGAGGTGGCAAGCTCTGTGAAGGAACCAATGACTCAAGTGTCCTGGGggtcttattttccttctcagtaTTTCCGCAGTGCAGTGGCTCTGTAATGCTGACAAGAAATCACACAGCCCCCCAAAACGCCTCTACAGATTCTTCTCCACTCTTTACACTGCCCTGGTAAGTGCCACCCTCTACCAGCCCGGCCTCTGCTGCTCTTATGTCTTTGCTGGTGCTTTTTAGCAAGATACTTCAAGTTTTAAGTAAATGCTGCTCTGAAGCAGAACTGGCAGGAGCACCCACTTGCCTACCTTCTTGCCTGGTGCTGCTTTTCAtcaaggttggacttgatgggtCTTGgtggtcttttccaaacttaacagttccatgattctgtgatccctgGTGTTCCCCCTGTGCCTCGCTGGCTCTGTGGGCtgagcagctctcctgggagcCTTGTCCTGGAGgttttggggaggagggagctcgtctggggctgggatggggtgaCCAGAGAGGTTACCTGCACTGAGACAAGGTGTCACCAGGTTTATTCCCTGCAGGCCCGAGGATCCCgagctgtgctgcagttgtACCCCGAGAACGCGGAGCAGGTACAGCCCATCAATCAGTCAGGAAGGGGTACAGAAAATCATATGCTGTTTGGGGCTCTGAATGCATTGTGTTCTTCCACATCAAGTCTCTGTCATGATTGCCAGTTGTAAAGCTCTTCAAAAGCCAAATGAAATAACCTGTAAGGAGGATACCTGGTGCAATTTCTGCTGTTTCATAGATTGTCTTGGGCTGAGCCTTAAAATTAAAGTGGCAGGACACAGTGTGAATCGGGGTTTGAAGACTGGCTGTAGTCATCAGCACTGTACTGTAACTCAGGGCTGGAAAATCCAGCCCAGTATCCCTCTCCTAGAGAATCTGCTGTGCCAGCTAACCCAGGCTAGACTGAGGAGCAGGGAATTGGTGTCTGGATGGTACTGCAGAATCAGGAAATAGGTGCAGAGCTTAGCAGGAGGAGGACCAGTCCATCTTGGGAATGCCCAGTCAGCTGTGGTCCTCCCAGAGGTCTCTTGGGCTTTCCTGGGGGATGAGTGCTAATTAACTTTTgcacctgctgcttttcccagctagaGCTCATCACAGCCCAAGCCATGAGAGCTGGATTTACAGGGGGAATGGTGGTTGATTACCCCAACAGCGCCAAAGCCAAGAAGTGAGTGCTggatctctgtgtgtgtttggggtgAGGCCTGGGTttagcagtgatttttttttttttttttcccctgagctGTTCTCTCTCCCATTATACAGTCCTGGAGAGAGGTTACAGCTTAGATCTGACTCTGCTATAGACCATCTCAGTCTTGCCTGGGGACTGAGACTCACATGCTGAGTCCCAGGTTCATGCTCCTTATTCTTGTTCTTTCAGGttcttcctctgtctctttGTTGGGACATCAGGCACGTTACCAAAGGTGAGAACCTCcatgaggcagcagagctgctgtcctggctgctgggTGATATGGAAGAGCTGTGAGCATTGTGAGAGCCAAACAGCTCTGTGAGTGCAGATGTGACTTTATTTACACATTTTCTGCCAGTCACC is a genomic window of Corvus hawaiiensis isolate bCorHaw1 chromosome 20, bCorHaw1.pri.cur, whole genome shotgun sequence containing:
- the VPS37D gene encoding vacuolar protein sorting-associated protein 37D isoform X2; this encodes MSRPAAPPGSPRRLGALSTAQLRALLQDEPRLQRAARLSRKFQSLQLEREMCLASNCTQARVNLSLRPRLEDGKASLAIKYQELQEIREACWDKQQRLEAYLEKWSPQSALDQLQAKLDASEAESEAQIKQFLAQDLPLESFLESFCQSRTHSHVCRTQLEKLQELLQKDQVQKDQSGIAPKAFDLSYGFVPAFLIPSEAVVPFPVPAAPPKHHLPALGQQPASPCSEIPSLGSPLRLVGHIPLLSPQPGRGQQQLQHQKQEPPHR
- the VPS37D gene encoding vacuolar protein sorting-associated protein 37D isoform X4, producing the protein MSRPAAPPGSPRRLGALSTAQLRALLQDEPRLQRAARLSRKFQSLQLEREMCLASNCTQARVNLSLRPRLEDGKASLAIKYQELQEIREACWDKQQRLEAYLEKWSPQSALDQLQAKLDASEAESEAQIKQFLAQDLPLESFLESFCQSRTHSHVCRTQLEKLQELLQKDQSGIAPKAFDLSYGFVPAFLIPSEAVVPFPVPAAPPKHHLPALGQQPASPCSEIPSLGSPLRLVGHIPLLSPQPGRGQQQLQHQKQEPPHR
- the VPS37D gene encoding vacuolar protein sorting-associated protein 37D isoform X3, with the protein product MDLRWLEEQLSCARFQSLQLEREMCLASNCTQARVNLSLRPRLEDGKASLAIKYQELQEIREACWDKQQRLEAYLEKWSPQSALDQLQAKLDASEAESEAQIKQFLAQDLPLESFLESFCQSRTHSHVCRTQLEKLQELLQKDQVQKDQVGRNAVGPVGCPGTPASLALAHLAPLQSGIAPKAFDLSYGFVPAFLIPSEAVVPFPVPAAPPKHHLPALGQQPASPCSEIPSLGSPLRLVGHIPLLSPQPGRGQQQLQHQKQEPPHR
- the VPS37D gene encoding vacuolar protein sorting-associated protein 37D isoform X1 encodes the protein MSRPAAPPGSPRRLGALSTAQLRALLQDEPRLQRAARLSRKFQSLQLEREMCLASNCTQARVNLSLRPRLEDGKASLAIKYQELQEIREACWDKQQRLEAYLEKWSPQSALDQLQAKLDASEAESEAQIKQFLAQDLPLESFLESFCQSRTHSHVCRTQLEKLQELLQKDQVQKDQVGRNAVGPVGCPGTPASLALAHLAPLQSGIAPKAFDLSYGFVPAFLIPSEAVVPFPVPAAPPKHHLPALGQQPASPCSEIPSLGSPLRLVGHIPLLSPQPGRGQQQLQHQKQEPPHR
- the DNAJC30 gene encoding dnaJ homolog subfamily C member 30, mitochondrial — protein: MELAALGRLRRLLPAAPRPGCAPPPSRAAQTGGAGAPRPRRDLYEVLGVPSTATAAQIKTAYYEQSFRYHPDRNAGSAAAAARFAAVSEAYRVLGSAALRRKYDRGLLSAEELRDAPRPSGRPPAAASPPPRAPAARPGPVPPPFDFDAFYRAHYGEQLQREQLLRARREQLRLRREEAAAQGRLRALSDLSIGLLFFLSVAILYGLK
- the BUD23 gene encoding probable 18S rRNA (guanine-N(7))-methyltransferase, which gives rise to MAGSGRRPEHRGPPELFYDEAEARKYTQNSRVVEIQSQMSERAVELLGLPEDRPCLLLDVGCGSGLSGDYISEEGHYWIGMDISPAMLDVAVEREVEGDLLLADVGHGIPFRPGTFDGCISISAVQWLCNADKKSHSPPKRLYRFFSTLYTALARGSRAVLQLYPENAEQLELITAQAMRAGFTGGMVVDYPNSAKAKKFFLCLFVGTSGTLPKGLGTECANEEPHQAKFTNERTRFRNVKGKSVKKSRDWILEKKERRRRQGKEVRADTKYTGRKRRPHF